The following proteins are encoded in a genomic region of Mycobacterium sp. 155:
- a CDS encoding aldo/keto reductase: MDARGSGHRRRTFLLGAAGLAAAPAIAGIATGCATTPEPQKPGGDTNAAVRAATTVTGKRTLGSLEVSGIGLGCQTMPGKLYGPVTSRSDMVTLIRTAHDQGVTFFDTAEAYGPLESERIVGEALQPVRDQVVIASKFGWDIDPDTGQRRGGPNSRPEHIRRAVDGMLQRLCTDHIDLLYQHRVDPTVPIEDVAGTVKDLIAQGKVKHFGLSEPGLQTARRAHAVQPLTAIQNEYSMLWRGPEAQVLGLCEELGIGFVPWAPLGMGFTTGTITPYTQFADGDFRATVPRNSRDNLAANMPLVQLIQRWAVRKGATPAQISLAWLMAQRRWIVPIPSTTRTPHLLENLGADHLSFTDAELRELNTAVAAIPIHGDRLLPANLAQTGVEAPPK, from the coding sequence ATGGACGCCCGAGGATCCGGGCATCGCCGCCGCACCTTCCTGCTGGGGGCCGCCGGCCTGGCCGCCGCGCCGGCGATCGCGGGCATCGCCACCGGCTGCGCCACCACACCGGAACCCCAGAAACCCGGAGGCGACACCAACGCCGCGGTGCGCGCGGCCACCACCGTCACCGGGAAGCGCACGCTCGGATCGTTGGAGGTGTCCGGCATCGGGCTGGGATGTCAAACCATGCCCGGCAAGCTCTACGGCCCGGTTACGAGTCGATCCGACATGGTTACGCTGATCCGCACCGCGCACGACCAAGGGGTCACCTTCTTCGACACCGCCGAGGCTTACGGACCGTTGGAATCCGAGCGCATCGTCGGGGAAGCACTACAGCCCGTGCGCGACCAGGTCGTCATCGCCTCCAAGTTCGGTTGGGACATCGACCCGGACACCGGGCAGCGTCGCGGTGGACCCAACAGCCGGCCCGAGCACATCCGCCGCGCAGTGGACGGGATGTTGCAGCGTCTGTGCACCGACCACATCGACCTGCTCTACCAACATCGCGTCGATCCCACGGTGCCCATCGAAGACGTCGCCGGCACCGTCAAAGACCTGATCGCTCAAGGCAAGGTGAAGCACTTCGGATTGTCCGAACCCGGCCTGCAGACGGCCCGCCGCGCCCATGCGGTCCAACCGCTCACCGCGATCCAGAACGAATACTCCATGTTGTGGCGCGGACCGGAAGCGCAGGTGTTAGGGCTGTGCGAGGAACTCGGTATCGGGTTTGTGCCCTGGGCACCGTTGGGTATGGGCTTCACCACCGGCACGATCACGCCCTACACCCAGTTCGCCGATGGCGACTTCCGCGCCACCGTGCCGCGGAACTCTCGGGACAACCTCGCGGCGAACATGCCTCTGGTGCAACTCATTCAACGGTGGGCCGTCCGCAAGGGCGCCACGCCGGCACAGATTTCGCTGGCCTGGCTGATGGCCCAACGCCGGTGGATCGTGCCCATCCCCAGCACCACCCGCACACCACACCTGCTGGAGAACCTCGGCGCCGACCACCTCAGCTTCACCGACGCCGAACTGCGCGAACTCAACACCGCGGTGGCGGCGATCCCCATCCACGGAGACCGACTGCTGCCGGCCAACTTGGCCCAGACCGGTGTCGAAGCACCCCCGAAGTGA
- a CDS encoding alpha/beta hydrolase: MFVAGDQAHSLEFAEDAYRRAAEPKELVLVPGAGHVDLYDRVDLIPFDRLTEFYRTNLR, translated from the coding sequence ATGTTCGTCGCCGGTGATCAGGCACATTCGCTGGAGTTCGCCGAGGACGCCTACCGCCGCGCTGCGGAGCCGAAGGAGCTGGTGCTGGTGCCCGGCGCCGGCCACGTGGACCTGTACGACCGCGTCGACCTGATCCCCTTCGATCGCCTGACCGAGTTCTACCGCACGAACCTGCGCTAG
- a CDS encoding cyclophilin-like fold protein, which translates to MTFRSAVLTPIILAMLMPSVIAGCSPERDEPTRAAATDTPAEPTGVPVEETPIRVRVNGTTIAGTIRHNPTGSDLLSRLPVTVRVRDHNQQEKTGPLPQPLTMDGMPSGDAPKAADIGYFAPGNDLVFYCTDAPYWRGIARIGRLDGDLSVFADAAGELTVVVERAD; encoded by the coding sequence ATGACCTTCCGCTCAGCAGTTCTCACTCCGATCATCCTCGCGATGTTGATGCCGTCGGTGATCGCCGGATGTTCACCAGAGCGGGACGAACCCACCCGCGCAGCCGCGACCGACACGCCCGCGGAGCCCACTGGAGTTCCCGTCGAGGAAACCCCAATCCGAGTCCGCGTGAACGGCACCACCATCGCCGGCACCATCCGGCACAACCCCACCGGCTCCGATCTGCTCAGCAGGCTCCCGGTGACGGTGCGAGTCCGCGACCACAACCAGCAGGAGAAGACCGGACCGCTGCCACAACCCTTGACGATGGACGGGATGCCCAGCGGCGATGCACCCAAGGCAGCCGACATCGGCTACTTCGCACCGGGCAACGACCTCGTCTTCTACTGCACCGATGCGCCGTACTGGCGCGGTATCGCCCGGATCGGCCGACTCGACGGCGATCTCTCGGTATTTGCCGACGCCGCCGGTGAACTGACGGTGGTTGTGGAGCGCGCAGACTGA